One window of Vanessa atalanta chromosome 9, ilVanAtal1.2, whole genome shotgun sequence genomic DNA carries:
- the LOC125066617 gene encoding uncharacterized protein LOC125066617, with the protein MSARPTTAGTRTKKQNHANIPCPIEDCARFTYGKLPDHLTKVHGLTGAERDALNEQQRKRFFNGELCQVRFLKESAIRDLWGADYEDPRIRAKIHQSYSLVKIRIIPLAATQRSRPLTEQDANVLTAYNARTAPRPARVQRTRARPRPYSIPVASPEESRVSSESSEEENARGSLPLSPPPSSPSLPPSPAPYELQPVETRLRDIFDSKIDAGYKAVIDDMKKSMAMGRSLGARKRKAYRTYRRYAKRLIAYLHRQHSPLAYDVDVLLCGESQVCAFLERISSEHKTKTLRNYIVAAIKLLDSRLFAIETDPSSKEKVASMTRVYDVLHGRLNACDRLLAQKETCQKETAHFDSDTMDQSFNENYDDLV; encoded by the coding sequence ATGAGTGCGCGGCCAACGACAGCCGGCACTCGGACGAAAAAACAGAATCATGCTAATATACCATGTCCCATCGAGGACTGCGCACGCTTTACGTATGGAAAACTGCCTGATCACTTGACTAAGGTCCACGGCCTAACTGGAGCAGAGAGAGACGCACTCAACGAGCAACAAAGAAAAAGATTTTTCAACGGAGAACTGTGTCAAGTTCGGTTCTTGAAAGAATCGGCTATTCGAGATCTTTGGGGTGCAGATTACGAAGATCCTCGGATTCGTGCAAAGATTCATCAGAGCTACTCTCTTGTTAAAATAAGGATAATTCCACTGGCCGCGACTCAACGCTCTCGGCCTCTTACAGAACAAGATGCAAATGTACTAACAGCATATAATGCCCGAACTGCACCACGTCCAGCTCGAGTTCAAAGGACAAGAGCTCGTCCGCGACCTTATTCAATTCCAGTAGCAAGCCCAGAAGAAAGTCGGGTATCCAGTGAGTCCAGTGAAGAAGAAAATGCACGTGGATCTTTACCCTTGTCGCCACCACCATCATCGCCCTCTTTACCACCATCTCCCGCGCCTTACGAATTACAGCCAGTGGAAACACGACTGCGAGACATCTTTGATTCGAAAATCGATGCGGGATATAAAGCAGTAATCGATGATATGAAAAAATCGATGGCAATGGGTCGTTCGCTTGGAGCCCGAAAGCGAAAAGCGTACAGAACATACCGCCGATATGCAAAACGATTAATCGCGTACTTACATAGACAGCATTCACCGCTAGCTTATGACGTCGACGTATTACTGTGTGGGGAAAGCCAAGTATGTGCGTTTTTGGAAAGAATAAGCAGCGAACACAAAACGAAAACATTACGTAATTACATCGTTGCTGCAATTAAATTGCTCGATTCAAGACTTTTCGCGATAGAAACAGATCCTTCGAGTAAAGAAAAAGTTGCATCAATGACGCGCGTGTATGACGTTTTACACGGGAGACTAAATGCTTGCGACAGACTATTGGCACAAAAAGAGACTTGTCAAAAAGAGACCGCCCATTTTGACAGCGACACTATGGATCAGAGCTTCAACGAAAATTACGACGACTTGGTTTAA